In Micromonospora sp. WMMD980, the following are encoded in one genomic region:
- a CDS encoding Na+/H+ antiporter subunit D, with amino-acid sequence MSGLVPLPVVVPLLGAALTLILTGRPRLQRSISVLCLGSVLLVAVVLLVGAYRHGPVVVRVGGWPAPVGIVLVADQLAALMVVVSSAVTLCVLLYSIGQGRAETGETAPVSIYHPTYLVLTAGVTNAFLAGDLFNLFVGFEILLAASFVLITLGGTEARLRTGSTYVVVSILSSLLFLSAVGLVYAATGTLNMAQLAGRLDAVPSGVRLTLQLMLLLAFGIKAAVFPVSAWLPDSYPTAPAPVTAVFAGLLTKVGVYAIIRTETLLFPGGEVSGLLMVVAGLTMVVGILGAVAQSDMKRLFSFTLVSHIGYMIFGVALSSVAGLSGSIFYVVHHITVQTTLFLVAGLVEERAGSTDLRRLGGLARVTPVVAVLFFVPAMNLAGIPPFSGFLGKLGLLQAGVAAGGALPAVLVGAGTLTSLLTLYVASRVWNIAFWRAPKLATSSPDARLPGLMVGATAALVALGVLLTLVAGPLFQVTADAAADLRQRTPYIRAVLPRDVP; translated from the coding sequence ATGAGCGGGCTGGTGCCGCTGCCGGTGGTGGTGCCGCTGCTCGGCGCGGCGCTGACCCTGATCCTGACCGGCCGGCCCCGGTTGCAGCGTTCGATAAGCGTGCTCTGCCTGGGCAGCGTCCTGCTGGTCGCGGTGGTGCTGCTGGTCGGGGCGTACCGGCACGGGCCGGTGGTGGTGCGGGTGGGCGGCTGGCCGGCGCCGGTCGGCATCGTGCTGGTGGCCGACCAGTTGGCGGCGCTGATGGTGGTGGTCTCCTCGGCGGTCACCCTCTGCGTGCTGCTCTACTCGATCGGCCAGGGTCGGGCGGAGACCGGCGAGACCGCGCCGGTGAGCATCTACCACCCCACCTACCTGGTGCTCACCGCCGGCGTGACGAACGCGTTCCTGGCCGGTGACCTGTTCAACCTCTTCGTCGGCTTCGAGATCCTGCTGGCCGCCAGCTTCGTGCTGATCACGCTGGGCGGCACCGAGGCCCGGCTGCGCACCGGCTCGACGTACGTGGTGGTCAGCATCCTGTCGTCGCTGCTCTTCCTGTCCGCCGTGGGACTCGTCTACGCGGCCACCGGGACGCTGAACATGGCGCAACTCGCCGGCCGGCTGGACGCGGTGCCGTCCGGCGTACGCCTGACCCTGCAACTCATGTTGCTGCTGGCGTTCGGCATCAAGGCGGCGGTCTTCCCGGTGTCGGCCTGGTTGCCGGACAGCTATCCGACCGCCCCCGCGCCGGTCACCGCGGTCTTCGCCGGCCTGCTCACCAAGGTCGGCGTGTACGCGATCATCCGCACCGAGACGCTGCTCTTCCCCGGCGGCGAGGTGTCCGGCCTGCTGATGGTGGTGGCCGGGCTGACCATGGTGGTGGGCATCCTCGGCGCGGTCGCCCAGTCGGACATGAAGCGGTTGTTCTCCTTCACCCTGGTCAGCCACATCGGCTACATGATCTTCGGGGTGGCGCTGAGCAGCGTCGCCGGCCTGTCCGGGTCGATCTTCTACGTGGTGCACCACATCACCGTCCAGACCACGCTCTTCCTGGTCGCCGGCCTGGTCGAGGAGCGGGCCGGCAGCACCGACCTGCGCCGGCTCGGCGGGCTGGCCCGGGTCACCCCGGTGGTCGCCGTGCTGTTCTTCGTCCCGGCGATGAACCTGGCGGGCATCCCGCCGTTCTCCGGCTTCCTCGGCAAGCTCGGCCTGCTCCAGGCCGGGGTCGCGGCCGGCGGGGCGCTGCCCGCCGTGCTGGTCGGGGCCGGGACGCTGACCAGCCTGCTCACCCTCTACGTCGCGTCCCGGGTGTGGAACATCGCGTTCTGGCGGGCCCCGAAACTCGCCACCTCCAGCCCGGACGCCCGGCTGCCCGGCCTGATGGTCGGCGCCACCGCCGCGCTGGTGGCGCTCGGTGTGCTGCTCACCCTGGTCGCGGGTCCACTGTTCCAGGTCACCGCGGACGCCGCCGCCGACCTGCGCCAGCGCACCCCGTACATCCGGGCGGTCCTGCCCCGGGACGTGCCGTGA
- a CDS encoding monovalent cation/H+ antiporter complex subunit F, whose protein sequence is MTVLLAVVLTVLLSATALLALLRIYRGPSLLDRVVGADLLLSAMLGAVGAEAALNRHATTLPVLVVLSLLGFVGSVSLVRFAVRAES, encoded by the coding sequence GTGACCGTCCTGCTCGCCGTCGTGCTGACCGTGCTGCTCTCGGCCACCGCGCTGCTCGCCCTGCTCCGGATCTACCGCGGCCCGTCCCTGCTCGACCGGGTCGTCGGCGCCGACCTGCTGCTGTCGGCCATGCTCGGCGCGGTGGGCGCGGAGGCCGCGCTGAACCGGCACGCCACCACGTTGCCGGTGCTGGTGGTGCTCTCGCTGCTCGGCTTCGTCGGCTCGGTGTCGCTGGTCCGCTTCGCCGTCCGGGCCGAATCATGA
- a CDS encoding Na(+)/H(+) antiporter subunit C, with the protein MTRGAAGPTLVLVLAVGVLVATGVTLLLERSLTRILLGVILLGNGVNLLILLGGRSGAAPLAGTAPVDAMSDALPQAMVLTAVVITFGLTAFLLAVAYRSWYTSGDDEVQDDLEDRQIVRLAGRDEVAAADLGGEGADDDREQVDPEPARRRLRRDGKT; encoded by the coding sequence ATGACGCGGGGGGCGGCCGGGCCGACGCTGGTGCTGGTGCTGGCGGTCGGGGTGCTCGTCGCCACCGGCGTCACGCTGCTGCTGGAGCGCAGCCTGACCCGGATCCTGCTCGGCGTCATCCTGCTCGGCAACGGGGTCAACCTGCTGATCCTGCTGGGCGGCCGGTCCGGCGCGGCCCCGCTGGCCGGCACCGCGCCGGTCGACGCGATGAGCGACGCGTTGCCGCAGGCGATGGTGCTCACCGCCGTGGTGATCACGTTCGGGCTGACCGCGTTCCTGCTCGCGGTCGCCTACCGGAGCTGGTACACCAGCGGCGACGACGAGGTGCAGGACGACCTGGAGGACCGGCAGATCGTCCGGCTGGCCGGGCGCGACGAGGTGGCCGCCGCGGACCTCGGCGGAGAGGGCGCCGACGACGACCGGGAACAGGTCGACCCGGAGCCGGCCCGCCGCCGGCTGCGCCGGGACGGGAAGACATGA
- the mnhG gene encoding monovalent cation/H(+) antiporter subunit G, with protein MTVVGAVADWAGGILLLAGALLSLVAGIGLVRFPDTLDRMHAVTKPQVLGVLLLLAGLALRLRTGSDLGMLALVAIFQLSTAPVAAQMIGRAAYRSGRIDRSLLDVDELAER; from the coding sequence ATGACGGTCGTGGGTGCCGTGGCGGACTGGGCCGGGGGAATCCTGCTGCTGGCGGGCGCGCTGCTGAGTCTGGTCGCCGGCATCGGGCTGGTGCGCTTCCCGGACACGCTGGACCGGATGCACGCCGTCACCAAGCCGCAGGTGCTCGGCGTGCTGCTGCTCCTGGCCGGGCTGGCGCTGCGGCTGCGGACCGGATCGGATCTGGGCATGCTGGCGCTGGTGGCGATCTTCCAGCTCTCCACCGCGCCGGTCGCCGCGCAGATGATCGGGCGGGCCGCCTACCGGTCCGGGCGGATCGACCGGTCGCTGCTCGACGTCGACGAGCTGGCCGAGCGGTGA
- a CDS encoding Na+/H+ antiporter subunit E produces the protein MGRGGRRRDQAVALGWLAVAWLLLWGDVSWGNLLTGLVVGAAVLFFFPLPPVTFGGRLRPGPLLVLAATFVGELISASVHVAAVALRPGYRPHGGIIAVPLRVGTDLNLALTAEVISLVPGTLILDIDRARGVLYVHVLDVRGPEDLAGGRARVLAVERRIVRAVGSPTEVRQLDLEPVERRNHP, from the coding sequence GTGGGCCGGGGCGGGCGGCGGCGCGACCAGGCGGTGGCGCTCGGCTGGTTGGCCGTCGCCTGGCTGTTGCTCTGGGGCGACGTGTCCTGGGGCAACCTGCTCACCGGCCTGGTGGTCGGCGCGGCGGTGCTGTTCTTCTTCCCGCTGCCACCGGTCACCTTCGGCGGCCGGCTGCGCCCCGGCCCGCTGCTGGTGCTGGCCGCCACGTTCGTCGGGGAGTTGATCAGCGCCAGCGTGCACGTCGCGGCCGTGGCGCTGCGTCCCGGCTACCGGCCGCACGGCGGGATCATCGCGGTGCCGCTGCGGGTCGGCACCGATCTGAACCTGGCGCTCACCGCCGAGGTGATCTCGCTGGTGCCGGGCACGCTGATCCTCGACATCGACCGGGCCCGCGGCGTGCTCTACGTGCACGTGCTCGACGTGCGGGGCCCGGAGGACCTGGCCGGCGGCCGCGCCCGCGTGCTCGCCGTCGAACGGCGCATCGTCCGCGCCGTCGGCTCGCCCACCGAGGTACGCCAGCTCGACCTCGAACCCGTCGAACGGAGGAATCACCCGTGA
- a CDS encoding hemolysin family protein — MLIIVGLLLITVLTAATGYFVAQEFGYVAVDRGKLKQLADGGDRAAARALEVTGRLSFMLSGAQLGITVTALLVGYVAEPYLGAGLADLLGLAGVSGAVALPLSVALALVIATVVQMVLGELAPKNLAIARAEPLARALSRSTLIYLRIAGPLITLFDRAAVRLLRRVGIEPIEELPSGATPADLEQIIAESREEGHLDAEMSDLLDRGLDFRGLTAGEAMVPRVDVHTVRADEPVSRVVEMLDTGHSRFPVRGAEGVDDLIGVVGIADVLGVPPAERARTRIDAVAVPPLLVPETLPLPTVLDRLRSGHRQLACVVDEYGGFAGVITLEDLAEELVGPIRDEDDPPERAPARQEDGSWVVPARWRIDEVADSTGIELPEAPEYDTLSGLVMRELGRVPEVGDRLEIAPAGDGDEPSTGPRVLVEVLAVDRHVADSVRLRSTAGVSGEGAA; from the coding sequence GTGTTGATCATCGTCGGTCTCCTTCTCATCACCGTCCTCACCGCCGCCACCGGTTACTTCGTGGCGCAGGAGTTCGGTTACGTCGCCGTCGACCGCGGCAAGCTCAAACAACTCGCCGACGGCGGCGACCGCGCCGCCGCCCGGGCCCTGGAGGTGACCGGGCGGCTCTCGTTCATGCTGTCCGGCGCCCAGCTCGGCATCACCGTGACCGCCCTGCTGGTCGGTTACGTCGCCGAGCCCTACCTGGGCGCCGGGCTGGCCGACCTGCTCGGCCTCGCCGGCGTGTCCGGCGCGGTGGCGCTGCCGCTGTCGGTAGCGTTGGCCCTGGTCATCGCCACCGTGGTGCAGATGGTCCTGGGCGAGCTTGCCCCGAAGAACCTGGCCATCGCCCGGGCCGAGCCGCTCGCCCGGGCGCTGTCCCGGTCCACCCTGATCTACCTGCGGATCGCCGGTCCGCTGATCACGCTCTTCGACCGGGCCGCCGTGCGGCTGCTCCGCCGGGTCGGCATCGAACCGATCGAGGAGCTGCCCAGCGGCGCCACCCCGGCCGACCTGGAACAGATCATCGCCGAGTCGCGTGAGGAGGGGCATCTCGACGCCGAGATGTCCGACCTGCTCGACCGAGGGCTCGACTTCCGGGGGCTGACCGCGGGCGAGGCCATGGTGCCCCGGGTGGACGTGCACACCGTGCGCGCCGACGAGCCGGTCAGCCGGGTCGTCGAGATGCTCGACACCGGCCACTCCCGGTTCCCGGTGCGCGGCGCCGAGGGCGTGGACGACCTGATCGGCGTGGTCGGCATCGCCGACGTGCTGGGGGTGCCGCCGGCCGAGCGGGCGCGCACCCGGATCGACGCGGTCGCCGTACCCCCGTTGCTGGTGCCGGAGACGCTGCCGCTGCCGACGGTGCTGGACCGGCTCCGGTCCGGGCACCGGCAGTTGGCCTGCGTGGTCGACGAGTACGGCGGGTTCGCCGGCGTGATCACGCTGGAGGACCTCGCCGAGGAGCTGGTCGGGCCGATCCGGGACGAGGACGACCCGCCGGAGCGGGCGCCGGCCCGGCAGGAGGACGGCTCCTGGGTGGTGCCGGCCCGCTGGCGGATCGACGAGGTCGCCGACAGCACCGGCATCGAGCTGCCCGAGGCGCCCGAGTACGACACGCTCTCCGGCCTGGTGATGCGGGAGCTGGGCCGGGTGCCCGAGGTCGGCGACCGGCTGGAGATCGCGCCGGCCGGTGACGGCGACGAGCCGTCGACCGGCCCCCGGGTGCTGGTCGAGGTGCTGGCGGTGGACCGGCACGTGGCCGACTCGGTGCGGCTGCGGTCGACCGCCGGCGTGTCCGGGGAGGGCGCCGCATGA
- a CDS encoding Na+/H+ antiporter subunit A, translating to MLVLLILHLVAALVAPLLVSRWGPRACLLLALVPATAVGWAVAHTGAVRDGGAIVETYRWIPQLRFDVALRVTTLSWLMLLLVGGVGALVLVYSARYFPPGSIGLGRFAAVLVAFAGAMLGLVVSDDLLLLYVFWELTTVFSYLLIGHSTERRASRWAAAQALTVTTLGGLAMLVGFLLLGQHAGGYRWSAVAAAPLPGGGWLTTAVLLILAGALAKSAVFPFNAWLPVAMAAPTPVSAYLHAAAMVKAGVFLIGLLGPALAPVGPWRPVTVVAGLVTLVAGGWAALRQCDLKLLLAYGTVSQLGLLAVVLGAGTPHAALAGVAMLAAHALFKSALFLVVGILDHEAGSRDLRDLSGVGRAAPVLAGVATLAAASMAGVPPLLGFVAKEAVLAAFADQPWVLAALVAGSALTVAYSIRFLWGAFGTRPGLADTEVARPPAAMLGPPAVLAVAGFAAGPAAGWLSGLLEPYAELFGPVDEHLALWHGPTTALGLSALVLAGGVALHLVRGPLAPVLARLRSPVSGKQGYERVTHGFDRLAIEVTSVTQRGSLPQYLGTVLLALVLVPGGALLATAPWRVELAPWDNPAQLVVCVVIAVAAVLAVGARRRLTAMLLVGVTGYGTAMMFVLYGAPDLALTQFLVETATIAIFVLVLRRLPERFSARPLRRSRWVRRGIGGVAGLVMAGLALAAAGARRAPSISAAFPDLAVTQGYGRNVVNVTLVDIRAWDTMGEISVLVVTATGVASLIFERSRTGPRPRRPRPAMPRSGRTVWLLGGQTLGERRRSIVFEVVTRLIFHTVLLFSLFLLFSGHNAPGGGFSGGLVAGLALTLRYLAGGRYELAEAAPVGAGTVLGAGLAVSVGSGVVGLLLTGEVLQSVKVDLWLPLIGHFYLVTSIFFDVGVYLVVVGLVLDILRSLGAEVDRHVEAAGEPGRGLTVQREGPPS from the coding sequence GTGCTCGTCCTGCTGATCCTGCACCTGGTGGCGGCCCTGGTCGCCCCACTGCTGGTCAGCAGGTGGGGGCCGCGCGCCTGCCTGCTGCTCGCGCTCGTCCCGGCCACCGCGGTCGGCTGGGCGGTGGCGCACACCGGCGCGGTGCGCGACGGCGGAGCGATCGTCGAGACGTACCGCTGGATCCCCCAACTCCGGTTCGACGTCGCGCTGCGGGTCACCACGCTGTCCTGGCTGATGCTGCTGCTCGTCGGCGGCGTCGGCGCGCTCGTGCTGGTCTACTCCGCCCGCTACTTCCCGCCCGGCTCGATCGGCCTGGGCCGGTTCGCCGCCGTGCTGGTCGCCTTCGCCGGCGCCATGCTCGGCCTCGTCGTCTCCGACGACCTGCTGCTGCTCTACGTCTTCTGGGAGTTGACCACCGTCTTCTCCTACCTGCTGATCGGGCACAGCACCGAGCGCCGGGCCAGCCGGTGGGCCGCCGCCCAGGCGCTCACCGTCACCACGCTGGGCGGGCTCGCGATGCTCGTCGGGTTCCTGCTGCTCGGCCAGCACGCCGGCGGTTACCGCTGGTCGGCGGTGGCCGCCGCGCCGTTGCCCGGCGGCGGTTGGCTGACCACCGCGGTGCTGCTGATCCTGGCCGGCGCGCTGGCGAAATCCGCGGTGTTCCCGTTCAACGCCTGGCTGCCGGTGGCGATGGCGGCGCCGACGCCGGTCAGCGCCTACCTGCACGCCGCCGCGATGGTGAAGGCGGGCGTCTTCCTGATCGGGCTGCTCGGGCCGGCGCTCGCCCCGGTCGGGCCGTGGCGGCCGGTCACCGTGGTCGCCGGGTTGGTCACGCTCGTCGCCGGCGGCTGGGCGGCGCTGCGGCAGTGCGACCTGAAGCTGCTGCTGGCGTACGGCACGGTCAGCCAGCTCGGCCTGCTCGCCGTGGTCCTCGGCGCGGGCACCCCGCACGCGGCCCTGGCCGGCGTGGCCATGCTGGCCGCGCACGCGCTGTTCAAGTCGGCGCTCTTCCTGGTCGTCGGCATCCTCGACCACGAGGCGGGCAGCCGGGACCTGCGGGACCTGTCCGGGGTGGGCCGGGCCGCGCCGGTGCTCGCCGGCGTCGCCACGCTCGCGGCGGCGTCGATGGCCGGGGTGCCCCCGCTGCTCGGCTTCGTGGCCAAGGAGGCGGTGCTCGCCGCGTTCGCCGACCAGCCGTGGGTGCTGGCGGCGCTGGTCGCCGGCAGCGCGCTCACCGTGGCCTACAGCATCCGCTTCCTGTGGGGCGCGTTCGGCACCCGGCCCGGCCTCGCGGACACCGAGGTGGCCCGGCCGCCCGCCGCGATGCTCGGCCCCCCGGCGGTGCTCGCCGTGGCCGGCTTCGCCGCCGGGCCGGCCGCCGGCTGGCTGAGCGGCCTGCTCGAACCGTACGCGGAGTTGTTCGGCCCGGTCGACGAGCACCTGGCGCTCTGGCACGGGCCCACCACGGCGCTCGGCCTCTCCGCCCTGGTGCTGGCCGGCGGCGTGGCGCTGCACCTGGTCCGGGGTCCGCTCGCCCCGGTGCTGGCCCGGCTGCGCTCGCCGGTCTCCGGCAAGCAGGGGTACGAGCGGGTGACCCACGGCTTCGACCGGCTCGCCATCGAGGTCACCAGCGTCACCCAGCGCGGCTCGCTGCCGCAGTATCTGGGCACCGTCCTGCTGGCCCTGGTGCTGGTGCCGGGCGGGGCGCTGCTGGCCACCGCGCCGTGGCGGGTGGAGCTGGCGCCCTGGGACAACCCGGCCCAGCTGGTGGTCTGCGTGGTGATCGCGGTAGCGGCGGTGCTCGCGGTCGGCGCCCGCCGCCGGCTCACCGCCATGCTGCTGGTCGGCGTCACCGGCTACGGCACGGCGATGATGTTCGTCCTCTACGGCGCGCCGGACCTGGCACTCACCCAGTTCCTGGTGGAGACCGCCACCATCGCCATCTTCGTGCTGGTGCTGCGGCGGCTGCCGGAACGCTTCTCGGCCCGGCCGCTGCGCCGCAGCCGGTGGGTGCGCCGGGGCATCGGGGGCGTCGCCGGGCTGGTCATGGCCGGCCTGGCGCTCGCGGCGGCCGGCGCCCGGCGGGCGCCGTCGATCTCCGCGGCCTTCCCCGACCTGGCCGTCACCCAGGGGTACGGCCGCAACGTGGTCAACGTGACCCTCGTCGACATCCGCGCCTGGGACACCATGGGGGAGATCTCGGTGCTGGTGGTCACCGCGACCGGGGTGGCCAGCCTGATCTTCGAGCGCTCCCGCACCGGGCCGCGCCCCCGTCGCCCCCGCCCGGCGATGCCGCGCTCCGGGCGCACGGTCTGGCTGCTCGGCGGGCAGACGCTCGGCGAGCGCCGGCGCTCGATCGTGTTCGAGGTGGTCACCCGGCTGATCTTCCACACCGTGCTGCTCTTCTCGCTGTTCCTGCTCTTCTCCGGGCACAACGCCCCGGGCGGCGGCTTCTCCGGCGGGCTGGTCGCCGGCCTCGCGTTGACCCTGCGCTACCTGGCCGGGGGGCGGTACGAGCTGGCCGAGGCGGCCCCGGTCGGTGCCGGCACGGTGCTCGGCGCGGGTCTGGCCGTCTCGGTCGGCAGCGGGGTGGTCGGCCTGCTGCTCACCGGCGAGGTGCTGCAGAGCGTCAAGGTGGATCTGTGGCTGCCCCTGATCGGCCACTTCTACCTGGTCACCTCGATCTTCTTCGACGTCGGCGTCTACCTGGTGGTGGTCGGGCTGGTGCTGGACATCCTGCGCAGCCTCGGCGCCGAGGTGGACCGGCACGTCGAGGCCGCCGGCGAGCCGGGCCGCGGCCTGACCGTCCAGCGCGAGGGTCCGCCGTCATGA